From the genome of Paraburkholderia aromaticivorans, one region includes:
- the hpnI gene encoding bacteriohopanetetrol glucosamine biosynthesis glycosyltransferase HpnI, protein MFLIGLALLSGACVVLGIVYTLLAGALIGRFFARTTSEPTSFPPVTIVKPLHGDERTLLTNLSSACQQDYPGPVQFLFGVHDGEDPALQAVEQLRLLHPNAHITVVVDARLYGPNRKMSNILNMLPEARHDVLVFADSDVSVGSGYLRHVIGELQKPGVGLVTCAYRGLPDPGFWPRLSAMATNYQFLPSVVTGLALGMARPCFGQTIAMRRETLEKIGGFAGFVHHLAEDHAIGEAVRMIGEKVAIAPFTVSHACVETSAAKLITHELRWSRTIRTIDPLGHLGSALTHPFAFALLAVLFSGGAVWAWLLAALALLARQTLKVLSDRALRQPHRDLWLLPLWDIVSFSIFVASFLSSRVRWRGFTFKVDRNGRLSPVRTNDGNADSRGRLREFEAPSPETAECSGAVDKAI, encoded by the coding sequence ATGTTTCTCATCGGGCTTGCGCTTCTATCCGGCGCGTGCGTCGTGCTGGGGATTGTCTACACGCTACTGGCCGGCGCATTGATCGGGCGTTTCTTCGCCCGCACGACATCGGAGCCCACCAGCTTTCCGCCCGTCACGATCGTCAAACCGTTGCACGGCGACGAGCGGACCTTGCTAACCAACCTGTCGAGCGCTTGCCAGCAGGACTATCCAGGCCCGGTGCAATTCCTGTTCGGCGTGCACGACGGCGAGGATCCGGCGTTGCAGGCAGTCGAACAATTGCGCCTGCTGCACCCCAACGCGCATATCACGGTAGTGGTCGATGCGCGCCTCTATGGCCCCAACCGCAAGATGAGCAACATTCTCAACATGCTGCCCGAGGCACGGCACGATGTGCTGGTGTTCGCGGACAGCGACGTCAGCGTGGGCAGCGGCTATCTGCGCCATGTGATCGGCGAGTTGCAGAAGCCAGGCGTGGGACTTGTCACGTGCGCCTATCGCGGACTGCCCGATCCGGGTTTCTGGCCGCGCCTGTCGGCGATGGCGACCAATTACCAGTTCCTCCCGAGCGTCGTGACGGGGCTTGCGCTCGGTATGGCGCGTCCGTGCTTTGGGCAGACGATTGCAATGCGGCGCGAAACGCTCGAGAAGATCGGCGGCTTTGCCGGGTTCGTGCATCACCTGGCCGAGGACCATGCGATCGGCGAAGCGGTGCGCATGATCGGCGAGAAGGTCGCGATTGCGCCGTTCACGGTGTCGCACGCATGCGTCGAAACCAGCGCTGCCAAGCTGATTACGCATGAATTGCGCTGGAGCCGGACCATCCGGACAATCGATCCGCTCGGTCATCTAGGCTCGGCGCTGACTCATCCGTTCGCGTTCGCCCTGTTGGCGGTGCTGTTCTCCGGCGGCGCCGTATGGGCGTGGCTGCTTGCGGCGCTGGCGCTGCTCGCGCGGCAGACGTTGAAGGTTCTGTCGGACCGGGCGTTGCGGCAACCACATCGTGACCTGTGGCTGTTGCCGCTCTGGGATATCGTGTCATTTTCGATCTTCGTGGCGAGTTTCCTGTCGAGCCGGGTCCGCTGGCGCGGCTTCACCTTCAAGGTAGACCGCAACGGCCGGTTATCACCGGTCAGAACCAATGACGGCAACGCTGATTCACGTGGAAGGCTGCGCGAGTTCGAAGCACCGAGCCCGGAAACGGCGGAGTGTAGCGGCGCAGTCGATAAAGCCATCTAA
- a CDS encoding DUF3141 domain-containing protein — protein MDAGAQLSRSQDIATKITRVLHKRTQGAQERLTQRVRDALDGERANHQTGRAVAASFDPLQAWQYAIDVAQRSLLFWNVLVERGTEFVERSAQGPTPVLHFDYDVILDGRRFERPVNYALLQLRPPQGAVVDVNKRPYLIIDPRAGHGPGIGGFKDDSQAGVALRAGHPVYFVVFFPDPEPGQTLLDVCTAEQQFVRKVRSRHPSGPKPALVGNCQGGWAAMMLASSDPDDTGPVVINGAPMSYWSGAWSEGASDNPMRYAGGILGGSWLASYAADLGDGKFDGAHLVQNFENLNPANTLWDKYYHLFSNIDTEPPRYLEFERWWGSYYLMNREEIEWITRNLFVGNKLWSGGVSDGGGKPFDLREIRSPIILFASMGDNITPPQQAFNWVADIYKSTEEIKSRGQVIVGLMHQDIGHLGIFVSGKVARKEHTQIFSVLETIETFPPGLYGMSIKEVRSDSGESGYEVEFSEHRLEEIGAHFNRFEREDEKPFEAVAALSDFNQRAYELLGRPIVQSFSNEATARMLRDFHPLRWQRWALSDMNPWLGWLYPAAIAVKASRQPADPDNPWRKAEKAGSDIVSASLDYYRAMRDAATEAAFFGIYANLYSIYLADRNPDDGHKEPVTTDPRELPFVRSALQAIGEGGYTEALARAAFLLARKGEPLPLARLEMRKELAESYADYLPDIAPDQWRRIRGEQEIIASYEPDQAIATLPTLLAHGEDRNRFLELIAKLVADERVLNSAPTDSQRSALERIRSVLSPRPERKRPVAVLDRARR, from the coding sequence ATGGACGCAGGAGCACAGTTGTCTCGCAGTCAGGATATCGCCACGAAAATTACTCGCGTGCTGCACAAGCGCACCCAGGGCGCGCAGGAACGGCTGACTCAACGTGTGCGCGACGCGCTCGACGGTGAGCGCGCCAATCACCAGACCGGGCGCGCAGTGGCCGCGTCATTCGATCCATTGCAGGCATGGCAGTACGCGATCGACGTCGCGCAACGGTCGCTGCTCTTCTGGAACGTGCTGGTCGAGCGCGGCACCGAGTTCGTGGAGCGAAGCGCACAAGGGCCGACCCCCGTGCTGCATTTCGACTATGACGTGATCCTCGATGGGCGACGGTTTGAACGCCCCGTGAACTACGCATTGCTTCAGCTTCGCCCGCCGCAAGGCGCTGTCGTGGATGTGAACAAGCGCCCTTATCTGATCATCGATCCCCGCGCGGGGCACGGGCCAGGCATCGGCGGATTCAAGGACGACTCGCAAGCCGGGGTTGCGCTCCGCGCGGGACACCCGGTGTACTTCGTGGTGTTTTTTCCCGATCCCGAACCTGGTCAGACTCTGCTCGACGTATGCACGGCAGAGCAGCAGTTCGTGAGGAAAGTGCGTTCGCGGCATCCGTCGGGCCCAAAGCCGGCTCTCGTCGGCAACTGCCAGGGCGGCTGGGCCGCGATGATGCTGGCCAGCTCCGACCCGGACGACACCGGACCCGTCGTCATCAACGGAGCGCCGATGTCGTACTGGAGTGGCGCCTGGAGCGAAGGGGCGAGCGACAATCCGATGCGATACGCGGGCGGGATCCTCGGCGGTTCGTGGCTCGCGTCGTACGCGGCGGATCTCGGCGACGGCAAATTCGACGGCGCTCATCTGGTACAGAACTTCGAAAACCTGAACCCCGCCAACACGCTATGGGACAAGTATTACCACCTGTTCTCGAACATCGATACGGAGCCGCCCCGTTATCTGGAATTCGAGCGCTGGTGGGGCAGCTACTATCTGATGAACCGCGAGGAGATCGAGTGGATCACGCGCAACCTCTTCGTCGGCAACAAGCTGTGGTCTGGCGGGGTGAGCGACGGCGGCGGAAAGCCCTTCGATTTACGGGAGATCCGCTCGCCGATCATTCTGTTCGCGTCGATGGGAGACAACATCACGCCACCTCAACAGGCGTTCAATTGGGTCGCCGATATCTATAAGAGTACGGAGGAAATCAAGTCGCGCGGCCAGGTGATCGTGGGTCTGATGCATCAGGACATCGGCCACCTTGGCATCTTTGTTTCCGGCAAAGTCGCGAGAAAGGAACATACCCAGATCTTTTCCGTTCTGGAGACCATCGAAACGTTCCCGCCGGGTCTTTATGGCATGTCGATCAAGGAAGTCAGGAGCGACTCGGGGGAGAGCGGATACGAAGTCGAATTCAGCGAACATCGGCTCGAAGAGATCGGTGCGCATTTCAACCGTTTCGAGCGCGAGGACGAGAAACCGTTCGAAGCGGTTGCCGCTTTGTCGGATTTCAATCAGCGGGCCTACGAACTCTTGGGCCGGCCCATCGTGCAGTCATTCAGCAATGAGGCGACGGCCCGCATGCTGCGCGATTTTCATCCGTTGCGATGGCAGCGTTGGGCGCTGTCCGATATGAACCCCTGGCTGGGCTGGCTGTATCCCGCCGCCATTGCAGTCAAGGCGAGCCGCCAACCGGCTGATCCAGACAACCCCTGGCGTAAAGCCGAAAAAGCCGGCTCCGATATCGTCAGCGCCTCGCTCGACTACTACCGTGCGATGCGCGATGCCGCGACCGAGGCGGCGTTTTTCGGCATTTACGCGAATCTCTACTCGATCTATCTTGCCGACCGCAATCCGGATGACGGCCACAAGGAGCCGGTCACGACCGATCCTCGCGAGCTGCCGTTCGTGCGGAGCGCGCTTCAGGCGATCGGGGAAGGCGGCTACACCGAGGCGCTGGCCCGTGCGGCTTTCCTGCTCGCCCGCAAGGGCGAGCCCTTGCCGCTCGCTCGCCTCGAGATGCGCAAGGAACTGGCGGAAAGCTATGCGGACTATCTTCCCGACATTGCTCCCGACCAATGGCGGCGCATTCGGGGCGAACAGGAGATTATCGCCAGCTACGAGCCCGATCAGGCGATCGCGACGCTGCCCACTCTGCTCGCGCATGGCGAGGACCGAAACCGCTTCCTCGAATTGATCGCCAAACTTGTCGCGGACGAGCGCGTATTGAACTCAGCGCCCACCGACAGCCAACGGTCGGCCCTTGAACGCATCCGCTCGGTATTGTCGCCGCGGCCGGAGCGCAAGCGTCCGGTCGCGGTGCTCGACCGGGCTCGCCGATGA
- a CDS encoding squalene/phytoene synthase family protein, whose amino-acid sequence MNFEEYCQQKAAPPGSSTYYALRRAPAASQPLLTALFALRREFEETVKELSDPAIGRTKLAWWQNEIAALASDSPSHPVSKALAAYLPDVKAEYPALQTLLAGFEMDLDQARYLDYPNLRRYVQGVGGTFASLVARATAKDSAQASTWSAPLGEALMLAQFVVETGHDARHGRIYIPIDEMQRFNVTAADLINRKYTEAFTELMRFETKRARDALQNALGAVPASERRTQRTLVAQAALASALLDEIERDGYHVLHQRIALTPIRKLWIAWRAK is encoded by the coding sequence GTGAATTTCGAAGAATATTGCCAGCAGAAAGCGGCGCCGCCCGGATCGAGCACCTACTATGCGCTTCGGCGGGCGCCCGCAGCCAGTCAGCCGCTGTTGACCGCGCTGTTCGCGCTGCGGCGCGAATTCGAGGAAACGGTCAAGGAACTCAGCGATCCGGCCATCGGCCGTACGAAACTCGCGTGGTGGCAAAACGAAATCGCCGCGCTGGCTTCGGACTCGCCGTCGCATCCGGTGTCCAAGGCGCTGGCGGCATACCTGCCCGATGTGAAGGCCGAGTATCCGGCGTTGCAGACCTTGCTCGCCGGTTTCGAAATGGACCTCGACCAGGCCCGTTACCTCGACTACCCGAATCTGCGGCGCTACGTGCAAGGGGTGGGCGGCACTTTCGCGTCGCTGGTCGCGCGCGCCACGGCGAAAGATTCGGCACAGGCGTCGACGTGGTCCGCGCCGCTCGGCGAAGCGCTGATGCTTGCGCAATTCGTGGTCGAAACCGGCCACGATGCGCGTCACGGCCGCATCTATATTCCGATCGACGAAATGCAGCGCTTCAATGTCACCGCCGCGGATCTGATCAATCGGAAATACACCGAGGCGTTCACCGAACTGATGCGCTTCGAGACCAAGCGCGCCCGCGACGCATTGCAGAACGCGCTCGGCGCCGTGCCCGCGAGCGAGCGCCGCACGCAGCGCACGCTGGTCGCGCAGGCCGCGCTGGCGTCGGCGCTGCTGGATGAAATCGAACGCGACGGCTATCACGTTCTGCATCAACGCATCGCGTTGACGCCGATTCGCAAGCTTTGGATCGCGTGGCGCGCAAAGTGA
- the hpnJ gene encoding hopanoid biosynthesis associated radical SAM protein HpnJ, producing MKTLFLQAPSFDGFDGGAGSRFQTKREIRSFWYPTWLAQPAALIEDSRVLDAQADGLSLEASLDIAEQCDLVIIHTSTPSFPSDAQFAEHLKKRKSTILVGMVGAKVAVDPHGSLTACKAIDFVCREEFDFTCRDVAQGLPFESILGLSYRLPDGAIMHNEARPILENMDELPFVAPIYKRDLKTENYFSGYLKHPYISIYTGRGCKSRCTFCLWPQTVGGHRYRTRSVENVLEEVKWIRDNMPEIKEIMFDDDTFTDLKPRAEEIARGLGKLGVTWSCNAKANVPYSTLKVMRENGLRLLLVGYESGDDQILVNVKKGLRTDMARRFTEDCHKLGIKIHGTFILGLPGETRETIEKTIQYAKEINPHTIQVSLAAPYPGTSLHKQAIENGWLQENKVINLVSSTGVQVSAIGYPHLSREEIYHGVEEFYKRFYFRPTKIWEIVSEMLVSWEMMKRRLQEGVEFFRFLRAREA from the coding sequence ATGAAAACACTGTTTTTGCAGGCACCTTCATTCGATGGCTTCGACGGCGGAGCGGGCTCGCGTTTCCAGACGAAACGCGAGATTCGATCGTTCTGGTATCCGACGTGGCTCGCCCAGCCCGCCGCGCTGATCGAGGATAGCCGCGTTCTGGACGCGCAGGCAGATGGCCTGTCTCTGGAGGCGTCGCTGGACATTGCAGAGCAGTGCGACCTCGTCATCATTCATACGAGCACACCTTCGTTCCCGAGCGATGCTCAATTCGCAGAGCACTTAAAGAAGCGCAAGTCCACGATATTGGTCGGCATGGTTGGAGCAAAAGTCGCCGTCGACCCGCACGGTTCGCTTACGGCGTGCAAGGCGATCGACTTCGTGTGTCGCGAAGAATTCGACTTCACGTGCCGCGACGTCGCGCAGGGGCTCCCGTTCGAGTCGATTCTCGGACTGAGCTACCGTCTGCCCGACGGCGCAATCATGCACAACGAAGCCCGGCCTATTCTCGAGAATATGGACGAGTTGCCATTCGTCGCACCCATCTACAAGCGCGACCTCAAGACAGAGAATTACTTTAGCGGCTACCTCAAGCATCCTTATATCTCCATCTACACGGGGCGAGGTTGCAAATCCAGGTGCACCTTCTGCCTATGGCCGCAGACGGTGGGAGGCCATCGCTATCGCACACGGTCCGTCGAGAACGTGCTGGAAGAAGTGAAATGGATCAGGGACAACATGCCCGAAATCAAGGAGATCATGTTTGACGACGATACGTTCACCGATCTGAAACCGAGAGCCGAGGAAATCGCCCGCGGTCTTGGCAAGCTGGGTGTGACGTGGTCGTGCAACGCGAAAGCGAACGTGCCGTATTCCACCCTCAAGGTGATGAGGGAAAACGGTTTGCGGCTCCTCCTCGTCGGCTACGAATCAGGCGACGACCAGATCCTCGTGAACGTCAAAAAGGGGCTGCGAACCGATATGGCGCGCCGCTTCACGGAAGATTGCCACAAGCTCGGCATCAAGATTCACGGCACCTTCATTCTGGGGCTTCCGGGTGAAACGCGCGAGACGATCGAGAAGACGATCCAATACGCGAAAGAGATCAATCCGCACACCATCCAGGTGTCGCTCGCCGCGCCCTATCCGGGTACGAGCCTTCATAAGCAGGCCATCGAAAATGGGTGGCTGCAAGAGAATAAGGTCATCAACCTGGTGAGTTCCACGGGCGTGCAGGTTTCGGCGATCGGCTATCCACACTTGTCGCGCGAAGAGATCTATCACGGCGTGGAGGAGTTCTATAAACGCTTCTACTTCAGGCCGACGAAGATCTGGGAGATCGTCAGCGAAATGCTGGTGAGCTGGGAGATGATGAAACGTCGCCTGCAGGAAGGCGTGGAGTTCTTCAGATTCCTGAGAGCGCGCGAGGCATAA
- a CDS encoding transporter, whose product MRHARRTSRLEIISWYGPRPAHEIGPKSYTSVIRQPVRSVHRALFYLLNVAASRVAQGRVPTPTMRHRPCRWALIRDSAVGLLFPVAVACAQELEPRTYSPSPVGTHFLVGTWSYLSGDVLTDSSLPITGVRAQFNLWSLAYVTTFGFLGHTASLGLGLPFARGNVSGDVVDSPTEVHRAGLGDMRLRFAFNLFGNPPLPPDAFATHEPATAAGTSLTIIVPTGQYDGSRLVNIGTNRWAFKPEFGVSQPLGNWFVDGSAGVWFFTANNAFFNGKQRTQAPLMTFQIHGGYTFRPGLWLAGDLGYVSGGRTSTNGIEAQDRQANVRYGVTVSAPIARGWSTKLALSHGLVTRAGGDFTSITLTLQYRWFDR is encoded by the coding sequence TTGCGCCATGCGCGGCGCACCAGCCGACTCGAAATCATTTCATGGTATGGCCCGCGTCCAGCCCATGAAATCGGACCAAAGTCTTATACCTCTGTCATCAGGCAACCGGTACGCTCGGTACATCGTGCCCTTTTCTACCTCTTGAACGTTGCGGCCAGCCGGGTTGCCCAGGGCCGCGTGCCCACGCCGACTATGAGGCATCGTCCATGCCGTTGGGCCCTGATCCGCGATAGCGCAGTCGGACTTCTGTTTCCGGTCGCCGTAGCGTGTGCTCAAGAACTGGAACCCCGCACCTACTCTCCGTCTCCGGTCGGCACGCATTTTCTGGTCGGCACATGGTCGTATCTCTCTGGCGATGTGCTGACGGATTCGTCGTTACCCATCACGGGCGTGCGCGCGCAGTTCAATCTGTGGTCGCTTGCCTATGTGACGACATTCGGCTTTCTCGGGCACACGGCATCGTTGGGGCTGGGGCTACCGTTCGCGCGCGGGAACGTCAGCGGAGATGTCGTCGATTCACCGACAGAAGTGCACCGTGCCGGTCTGGGCGACATGCGGCTGCGCTTTGCATTCAATCTGTTCGGCAATCCGCCATTGCCTCCCGATGCGTTTGCCACGCATGAACCGGCAACCGCGGCCGGGACCAGCTTGACGATCATCGTGCCTACGGGTCAATACGATGGCTCGCGGCTAGTCAACATCGGAACCAACCGATGGGCATTCAAGCCGGAGTTCGGGGTATCGCAGCCGCTCGGCAACTGGTTCGTCGACGGCTCCGCGGGGGTGTGGTTCTTCACGGCCAACAACGCGTTCTTTAACGGTAAGCAGCGCACTCAGGCCCCGCTGATGACTTTCCAGATACACGGCGGCTACACCTTTCGGCCCGGGCTGTGGCTCGCCGGCGACCTCGGATACGTCAGCGGAGGTCGGACCTCGACCAACGGCATAGAGGCGCAAGACCGACAGGCCAACGTGCGATACGGCGTCACGGTGTCCGCGCCGATCGCGCGCGGATGGTCTACCAAACTCGCGCTTTCGCATGGTCTGGTGACTCGTGCAGGCGGCGACTTTACGTCTATCACGCTGACACTACAGTATCGCTGGTTCGATCGATAG
- a CDS encoding DUF1501 domain-containing protein — protein sequence MKRRSFLSMCAASSATLWLPRAFGGAQAAAPGASTARGYDNLLILVELKGGNDGLNTVIPFADPAYYQLRGNIGIKREQAIQLDERTALHPSLQPLMPLWRAQQLAIVQGVSYAQPNLSHFRSIEIWDTASRSDQYLREGWLTRAFAQAPVPAGFAADGVVIGSAEMGPLANGARAIALVNPAQFVAASRLATPVSLHERNPELAHILDVENDIVRAAGRLRPAQGQPQLKTVFPGGAFGSSIKTAMQVLAAGDTPKNGHGVAVIRLTLNGFDTHQNQPAQQAVLLKQLAEGLASMKSALVELGRWDDTLVMTYAEFGRRPRENQSNGTDHGTVAPHFVMGARVRGGLYGVPPALARLDGNGNLPVGVDFRQLYATVLGPWWGLDAPAILQQRFEPLPLLRV from the coding sequence ATGAAACGACGCAGCTTTCTCTCGATGTGCGCGGCCTCGAGCGCCACGCTCTGGCTGCCCCGTGCATTCGGCGGCGCGCAGGCGGCGGCGCCGGGCGCATCCACGGCACGCGGCTACGACAACCTGCTGATCCTCGTCGAATTGAAAGGCGGCAACGACGGTTTGAATACCGTGATTCCGTTTGCGGACCCCGCGTACTATCAGTTGCGCGGGAACATCGGCATCAAACGCGAGCAGGCGATTCAACTCGACGAGCGCACCGCGTTGCATCCGTCTTTGCAGCCGCTCATGCCGCTGTGGCGCGCCCAGCAACTGGCGATCGTGCAGGGCGTGAGCTATGCGCAACCGAACCTGTCACACTTCCGTTCAATCGAGATCTGGGATACGGCGTCGCGCTCCGACCAGTATTTGCGCGAAGGATGGCTCACGCGCGCGTTTGCGCAGGCGCCGGTGCCCGCCGGTTTCGCCGCCGACGGCGTGGTGATCGGCAGCGCGGAAATGGGCCCGCTCGCGAACGGCGCGCGCGCGATCGCGCTGGTCAACCCGGCGCAATTCGTGGCGGCTTCCCGGCTTGCCACGCCGGTATCGCTGCACGAGCGCAATCCCGAACTGGCGCATATTCTCGACGTCGAAAACGACATTGTGAGAGCGGCCGGCCGGCTGCGTCCCGCGCAAGGCCAGCCTCAGTTGAAAACCGTGTTTCCGGGCGGCGCATTCGGCAGCTCGATCAAAACGGCAATGCAGGTGCTCGCGGCCGGTGACACCCCGAAAAACGGCCACGGCGTCGCGGTAATCCGCCTGACGCTGAACGGTTTCGACACGCATCAGAATCAGCCGGCCCAGCAAGCGGTGCTGCTCAAGCAGCTCGCGGAAGGTTTGGCGTCGATGAAGTCGGCGCTCGTCGAACTCGGCCGTTGGGACGATACTTTGGTGATGACCTATGCCGAGTTCGGCCGGCGCCCGCGTGAGAACCAGAGCAACGGCACCGATCACGGCACCGTGGCGCCGCATTTCGTCATGGGCGCACGCGTGCGGGGCGGTCTTTACGGCGTGCCGCCGGCGCTGGCGCGGCTCGACGGGAACGGCAACTTGCCGGTCGGCGTCGATTTCCGGCAGCTTTACGCCACGGTGCTCGGGCCGTGGTGGGGGCTCGACGCGCCGGCCATTCTGCAGCAGCGGTTCGAACCGCTGCCGTTGCTACGCGTTTGA
- a CDS encoding phosphate acetyltransferase, with translation MEARHAKYQRLIEYCKSLPALPTAVVHPCERSSLEGAVEAAKMGLIAPLLVGPRSRIESLAAEHGIDISGYPIIDAPFSHAAAAAAVQLVREGKAEALMKGSLHTDELMAEVVKRDTGLRTARRISHCFVMDVPQYDQALIITDAAVNITPTLEEKVDILQNAIDLGHALQFPEVRAAILSATETVNPKVPSTIEAAALCKMVDRQQITGALVDGPLALDNAINLEAARIKQIDSPVAGRANVLMVPDLEAGNMLAKSLSFLAGADAAGIVLGARVPIILTSRADSVTTRLASCAVAALVAKARREAGKIVG, from the coding sequence ATGGAAGCGAGGCATGCGAAGTATCAGCGTCTGATCGAGTACTGCAAGAGTTTGCCGGCGCTGCCGACAGCTGTCGTGCACCCGTGCGAACGCAGTTCACTCGAAGGAGCCGTGGAGGCCGCAAAGATGGGTTTGATCGCGCCGTTGCTGGTCGGCCCGCGCTCACGTATCGAGTCGCTTGCGGCCGAGCATGGTATCGACATCTCCGGCTACCCTATCATCGATGCGCCGTTCAGCCACGCGGCGGCTGCCGCTGCCGTTCAACTCGTGCGTGAGGGCAAGGCCGAGGCGCTGATGAAAGGCAGTCTGCACACGGACGAGTTGATGGCGGAAGTCGTCAAGCGCGATACCGGACTGCGAACGGCGCGGCGCATCAGTCATTGCTTCGTCATGGACGTTCCGCAGTATGACCAGGCGTTGATCATTACCGACGCCGCGGTCAATATCACGCCGACGCTCGAAGAGAAGGTCGATATCCTGCAGAACGCGATCGATCTGGGACACGCGTTGCAGTTTCCGGAAGTGCGCGCGGCGATTCTGTCCGCGACCGAAACCGTCAATCCGAAAGTGCCGTCCACCATCGAAGCGGCCGCACTGTGCAAAATGGTGGACCGCCAGCAAATTACCGGCGCACTGGTCGACGGCCCGCTCGCCCTCGACAATGCAATCAACCTCGAAGCCGCACGGATCAAGCAGATCGACTCGCCCGTCGCCGGCCGTGCCAACGTGCTGATGGTGCCGGACCTGGAAGCGGGCAACATGCTCGCCAAAAGCCTGTCCTTTCTTGCCGGCGCGGACGCGGCGGGGATCGTTCTCGGCGCGCGCGTGCCGATCATTCTGACGAGTCGCGCGGACTCGGTGACGACGCGTCTTGCTTCGTGCGCGGTCGCGGCGCTTGTAGCCAAGGCACGGCGCGAGGCCGGCAAGATCGTCGGGTGA
- a CDS encoding acetate/propionate family kinase, which yields MADVILVLNAGSSSLKFSAFDARTAHLDLVLRGQIEALYTSPRFSATDRHGDAGSKEWGAGYELGHLGAIEYLSAFLRGHGDGHRLTAVGHRVVHGGPRFSEAVVTTPAVVDELDTLTPLAPLHQPHNLKPIRIIAQLRPDIAQVACFDTAFHHTQTGTSRAYALPASITERGVRRYGFHGLSYEYIASVLPAFSPAAAAGRTIVAHLGNGASLCAVVGGKSVASTMGFTAVDGLPMGTRCGCLDPGVILYLLDELKMDARAIEDLIYRQSGLLGMSGVSSDMRALLNSAEPRARFALDVYVYRIAREIGSLAAAMKGIDALVFTAGIGEHAAAIRERVVMDAAWLGAELDGAANQRGGPLISLASSKVSVWVVATNEELMIARHTRAAVEALNS from the coding sequence ATGGCCGACGTGATTCTCGTATTGAATGCAGGCTCTTCAAGCCTGAAGTTCTCGGCTTTCGACGCAAGAACGGCCCACCTCGACCTCGTTCTGCGCGGCCAGATCGAGGCGCTGTACACGTCCCCGCGATTTAGCGCGACGGACCGGCATGGCGATGCCGGCAGCAAGGAGTGGGGCGCCGGCTACGAACTCGGCCATCTGGGTGCGATCGAGTACCTGTCGGCGTTTCTGCGCGGCCATGGCGACGGGCATCGCCTGACGGCGGTCGGCCATCGGGTCGTGCACGGCGGCCCGCGGTTTTCCGAAGCCGTCGTGACGACGCCGGCCGTCGTCGACGAACTGGACACGCTCACGCCGCTTGCCCCTCTGCATCAGCCGCACAACTTGAAGCCGATCCGGATCATCGCGCAGTTGCGTCCCGACATTGCGCAGGTTGCGTGCTTCGACACGGCATTTCATCACACGCAGACCGGGACTTCACGGGCCTACGCACTGCCTGCGTCCATTACGGAGCGCGGTGTGCGGCGCTATGGATTTCACGGCCTGTCGTACGAGTACATCGCCAGCGTGCTGCCGGCGTTTTCCCCTGCGGCCGCGGCCGGCCGGACCATCGTCGCGCATCTCGGCAACGGCGCCAGCCTGTGCGCGGTGGTTGGCGGAAAAAGCGTGGCCAGTACGATGGGATTCACGGCGGTAGATGGGCTGCCGATGGGAACCCGCTGTGGATGCCTCGACCCGGGCGTGATTCTCTACCTGCTCGATGAACTGAAAATGGATGCGCGGGCGATCGAGGATCTGATCTACAGGCAGTCGGGCCTGCTCGGAATGTCGGGCGTGTCGAGCGACATGCGGGCGTTATTGAACAGCGCCGAGCCGCGTGCCCGTTTTGCGCTGGATGTCTACGTCTACCGGATTGCGCGCGAAATCGGCAGCCTTGCTGCGGCAATGAAGGGCATCGATGCTCTGGTGTTCACCGCCGGAATCGGCGAGCACGCGGCCGCGATTCGCGAGCGTGTAGTGATGGACGCGGCGTGGCTGGGAGCCGAGCTCGATGGCGCGGCGAATCAGCGGGGCGGTCCACTGATCAGCCTTGCGTCGAGCAAGGTGTCGGTTTGGGTCGTCGCCACCAACGAGGAACTCATGATTGCCCGCCACACGCGGGCGGCTGTCGAAGCGTTGAATTCGTGA